ATTTGTTCAtggatttaaattattatttataaatctaaaaacatTACATCCGAGGCATTTACTTTACAAACTAGTAAacgttttcatatatttatgttttgttgcATGAGTTGAATAAGAGAGAAGCCAATTGGATCAATCAAGTTTCAAAAGATAAATTGTCATGGGTTTGACTGCATTCTTTTAAAGTTTAGGGTATGGTACATTCATTTTTGGCTCGAGTAGGGTCTGGTTCGGGTAAAATGCCCATGCCTAGGAGCATTATTAGATGAGCTGCTGAATTGCCTAATAGTGGAAGTTGCCGGTTTGCTTGAAGAAAACCAAACCGGATGTGCCTAGATTAAACAAGTCTCtggattattttttgtttgatgatGCAGTGACACTTTCATTTTCATGTAACTTATTTTAGCTTTCCCGTTTCGATCAGTCTTCTAGTTGTTGGAGATAGTAACATTCAAACAAAGCTGATAGTAAGAAAATCTGATATTAATTTGGATCTTCCGGTCAAGGTTTTTGGGGTTTGTATATGTAGTTGCATGTCTATGTACAGAAACTATAGTTTCGAATATAAAAGTGATTTAGAAAACAAAGAAGTTAGAGATATGGAATAAGTCTCATTCTGTACATTCCTCTTCATCTGAAACCATTCCTTCCCCACACCACACACATTACACATACATACACTGACATAATCATCGAATATTTGACTCAAAACTATCAAGAAACggtagaaagaaaaagaaaaaggaaaaaaagaaaccaaatctACACTCAAACAATGTCATTGCTCCTAAGCTTTATGTAATGTACGAGAAGACACACCATGTAGTAGTCTGACAAAACCCAAGAAACTAAGCTTTCCATCTGAATGTCTTATCCAATCCTGAAGCACAACATGCACCGGGACTGATGGTCCGAGTCCGAGTTCCTGTAGTCAACAACAATCAatgttttttaagttttgttcttcttcatgagtctctctctctctatgtgaATAAGAAAAGGGTAAAGACTCATATACCGATGCAAGTTCCTCAATCATGATGGGTCTATTCCCATCTTTCTCAAACAACTCGTAAGCACGCCGTGCGTGTTGCTCCCATGTTTCCATTGCTTCCATCTGATAAACACTCAATGCTGATGCACAGAACTCTTCAAAGTCTAGTTTCTTGTACTGAAGACAGCTTATCTGCATCCccaaaaaaaatagatattataacttttttttaaccaaTGATAGAACTATTAGGTCCATGTAACTAGCCTCGTTTCTTACCATGTGAACAAAATCTAAGACTCTTGAATCCTTCATAGCATCTGTTGCGCTCTTTAGTATTGCCTGAGATTTGTATGGAAAAACATCAAGAATTCACACAAAATGTAAAGAGAAGAGATAGATGGAGAGTCACTGGAGACAGAAGTAACTCACTGTTTTGTAGTTCTGCATGGAGATATGTCCATTTTTACTTGGCCCCAACAATGTAAATTGCTCCCTCAGATAAGCTAACTGTGGTACAGTTAATGTCTTGGCAAGAGCCTGTAattatgagaagaagaaaaagaatatttatcATGTCAATGTCTTTGGCAATAGAATAGTGTAAAGCTTCTTTAGAATCCAACTCACAACTAAAGCTGATTTTCTGAGTGAAGTAGACATTATGTACACTTTAACAAGCTTGTATATGATCATATCACAAGGTATCTTGAGTTCATGCGAGCCAACCAGCCACGGATGACCTGAGATTCACAtgtttttgaataatattaagATAATGATAATTAATGTGTTATAGAGATGAAGATGATTGTATATATACTTACACAAAGCCTGTGCAGCAGTTAGTCTTTTACGGTAATCTTTGTTAAGCAATCTCTTCACAAAATCTACAGCTTCAGGTGATAGTGAGGGCCAAGGAGCTTCTTCAAAGTTAGGTACTGACTTAAGTACAGCTCTAAAGATTCCTGATTCAGTACGGGCCCAAAAGGGTCTACTCCCACAAAGAAGAATGTAAGCAATCACTCCAATACTCCACATGTCAGCTTCTGTTCCGTATGTACGGTGCAAAACTTCAGGGGCGACGTAGTAAGCACTTCCTACTATGTCATTCAACCTCTCATCTGCAGAAATTGCAAAACATTGTTGAGTTTTTCCCATTTAACAACCAGATGGGTTCGTTATTCTGACCTGGCTTGACGTAATCAGAGAGACCAAAGTCAATTGCTTTTAGAGGAGAAGTCTCATCTTTTGTACTGAATAGAAAGTTCTGTGAGAGGAAAACAAACATAGAGATAGAGACATAAACGTCATTATCACTCTTCATGACTAGAAAGTGAAGTTCACCTAAAGCCAGATGatttacaagaaaacaaatagaGAACAATCTGGATATTAGAAACTACCTCTGGTTTAAGGTCACGGTGAACCACACCTTGTAGATGACAGTAAGCTACAACACTAAGAATCTGAACCATAACTTGTTTAGCATCATCTTCTGAGTATTTGCCACCTCTATATGAGAAATGAAGCTCAACAAAGTCAATACAACAAACAATTCAAAAGGCATAGATAGCCAGCCACATGTGATGTAACCAGAAAATTACCTTTGAAGTATTTTGTCCAAGAGCTCACCACCTTTACATAACCTGTTAAAACAAGAGATTTGAAGTACATTCATCACAACCCTGTAATTTAAAAGATGAATAAATAAGATCAAAAACAATGATGTAGTATAATTACTCCATGACAATGTAGACATTCTCATTATCTTCAAAGGCGTCATGGAACTGGACTAAGTTCTTGTGACCAGTCAAAGCTCGCAGTATCTTCACTTCTCTACTAACATCCTCAATCGCAATTGCAGTTGTCATCTGCAATAGAAGCAGCAACGagttatgtgtgtgtgtgtatatgtgTTTTATTCATGCTCAGACCAAACCTAGAAACAATTTCATTTAAACACAAACTGGTAAGCTCTGTTTTCATTCACACTTAGATTCAGCTTAACACAGAGAAACCCAGAAACAGAGCACTTAATACACAACTCTAAACACATTGGCAAATGAAACTAACAGAAAGTGAATAGTTGTTTCAAAGAAGCAAAACCTTGGACTTAGGAATGACCTTAACAGCAACTTCTTGTCCCTTCAAGCTTCCTTTTTTACCTTTAGCAGAGCAAGTATACCCAAAATGCCCCCGACCCACCTCCCCATCAACCTCGTAGTGCGAACCAAAGTGTTTCGAGAAGCCGAAGCTCTTATCAAGACCTACCTCGAACTCCTTGCCTTCAGGGATCGTCGTGACCTCGTTGGGTGTTGGCTTGGTGGCGGAGGAGCCGTTGCGACGCGCGAGGAAAGCGCGTATGTGCTTAGCAGGGGAAGGAGGAGGGAAAGGTCTCTTGAAGACGCGGAGAGGCGTCGGCGTCGAGCTCGCGCTTGCCGAAGGCGAGGGTTTGAATAAGCTAGGTAATGGGCTTGGACTGTAGAACGGAAAGCCCGAAGATTTCGTCGCCGGAGTTTGATCGGAGGAAACAGAGGTGCTCTGTTTTGATTGGTGCTCGGTGGGTTTTCCGTGGCAGATCCCCATGAATTATGAGATGGGGAAGTTACAGGGAGGTGAAGAGGAGTGGAGAATTGTGATTAAGACGAGAAAGAGAGAAGCTTTGAGGAGTCGGTTAGTTTTTTCCCGGGAAAAACAGAGTTCTGAGAAAGAAGAGATTAGAGcaaagagaaggagagaagaaggTAGATTCGTTCCAATCAGAAGGTAAAGTTAAGTAAAGACACTTAGACAAAGCAGAAGCAAAAAGCAAAAGTGTTTTGAGATTGCAAAAGAGAAAGTGAATGAAGATGCTTTCG
This Raphanus sativus cultivar WK10039 unplaced genomic scaffold, ASM80110v3 Scaffold2620, whole genome shotgun sequence DNA region includes the following protein-coding sequences:
- the LOC108844109 gene encoding CDPK-related kinase 1 isoform X2; this encodes MGICHGKPTEHQSKQSTSVSSDQTPATKSSGFPFYSPSPLPSLFKPSPSASASSTPTPLRVFKRPFPPPSPAKHIRAFLARRNGSSATKPTPNEVTTIPEGKEFEVGLDKSFGFSKHFGSHYEVDGEVGRGHFGYTCSAKGKKGSLKGQEVAVKMTTAIAIEDVSREVKILRALTGHKNLVQFHDAFEDNENVYIVMELCKGGELLDKILQRGGKYSEDDAKQVMVQILSVVAYCHLQGVVHRDLKPENFLFSTKDETSPLKAIDFGLSDYVKPDERLNDIVGSAYYVAPEVLHRTYGTEADMWSIGVIAYILLCGSRPFWARTESGIFRAVLKSVPNFEEAPWPSLSPEAVDFVKRLLNKDYRKRLTAAQALCHPWLVGSHELKIPCDMIIYKLVKVYIMSTSLRKSALVALAKTLTVPQLAYLREQFTLLGPSKNGHISMQNYKTAILKSATDAMKDSRVLDFVHMISCLQYKKLDFEEFCASALSVYQMEAMETWEQHARRAYELFEKDGNRPIMIEELASELGLGPSVPVHVVLQDWIRHSDGKLSFLGFVRLLHGVSSRTLHKA
- the LOC108844109 gene encoding CDPK-related kinase 1 isoform X1, whose amino-acid sequence is MGICHGKPTEHQSKQSTSVSSDQTPATKSSGFPFYSPSPLPSLFKPSPSASASSTPTPLRVFKRPFPPPSPAKHIRAFLARRNGSSATKPTPNEVTTIPEGKEFEVGLDKSFGFSKHFGSHYEVDGEVGRGHFGYTCSAKGKKGSLKGQEVAVKVIPKSKMTTAIAIEDVSREVKILRALTGHKNLVQFHDAFEDNENVYIVMELCKGGELLDKILQRGGKYSEDDAKQVMVQILSVVAYCHLQGVVHRDLKPENFLFSTKDETSPLKAIDFGLSDYVKPDERLNDIVGSAYYVAPEVLHRTYGTEADMWSIGVIAYILLCGSRPFWARTESGIFRAVLKSVPNFEEAPWPSLSPEAVDFVKRLLNKDYRKRLTAAQALCHPWLVGSHELKIPCDMIIYKLVKVYIMSTSLRKSALVALAKTLTVPQLAYLREQFTLLGPSKNGHISMQNYKTAILKSATDAMKDSRVLDFVHMISCLQYKKLDFEEFCASALSVYQMEAMETWEQHARRAYELFEKDGNRPIMIEELASELGLGPSVPVHVVLQDWIRHSDGKLSFLGFVRLLHGVSSRTLHKA